A stretch of the Streptomyces sp. NBC_01428 genome encodes the following:
- a CDS encoding D-alanine--D-alanine ligase family protein: MSTENLTQSPEQPRRKPRVAVVFGGRSSEHGISVVTAGAVLSAIDRAKYDVLPIGITQDGRWALTADDPERMAIVDRKQPSVEQLAESTEGGVVLPVDPSNREVVYSEPGSVPKALGEVDVVFPVLHGPYGEDGTLQGLLELSGVPYVGSGVLASAVGQDKDYMKRVFTSFGLKVGPYVVIRPREWQQDESAARKKIVDFAGEHGWPLFVKPARAGSSFGITKVDDLAGLDEAIEEAQRHDPKIIVEALLRGREIECGVLEFEDGPRASVPAEIPPVQSHAFYDFEAKYIDSAAGIVPAPLTEEQTAEIRRLAVEAFEAASCEGLVRADFFLTDDGEFVINEINTMPGFTPISMYPRMWQETGVSYAELVDRLVQAALRRSTGLR; encoded by the coding sequence ATGAGCACCGAGAACCTCACCCAGAGCCCTGAGCAGCCGCGTCGCAAGCCGCGTGTGGCTGTCGTCTTCGGCGGCCGCAGCTCCGAACACGGGATCTCCGTGGTCACGGCCGGCGCCGTCCTCAGCGCCATCGACCGTGCCAAGTACGACGTCCTGCCGATCGGCATCACCCAGGACGGCCGGTGGGCGCTCACCGCGGACGACCCGGAACGCATGGCGATCGTCGACCGCAAGCAGCCCAGCGTCGAGCAGCTCGCCGAGTCCACCGAGGGCGGCGTGGTGCTCCCCGTGGACCCCTCCAACCGCGAGGTCGTCTACAGCGAACCCGGCTCGGTCCCCAAGGCGCTCGGCGAGGTCGACGTCGTCTTCCCGGTGCTGCACGGCCCGTACGGCGAGGACGGCACCCTGCAGGGCCTCCTGGAGCTGTCCGGCGTCCCCTACGTCGGCTCGGGCGTGCTCGCCTCGGCCGTCGGCCAGGACAAGGACTACATGAAGCGGGTGTTCACCTCGTTCGGCCTCAAGGTGGGCCCCTACGTGGTGATCCGGCCCCGCGAGTGGCAGCAGGACGAGTCCGCCGCCCGCAAGAAGATCGTCGACTTCGCGGGTGAGCACGGCTGGCCGCTGTTCGTGAAGCCCGCGCGCGCGGGTTCCTCCTTCGGCATCACCAAGGTCGACGACCTCGCCGGTCTCGACGAGGCGATCGAGGAGGCGCAGCGGCACGACCCGAAGATCATCGTGGAGGCGCTGCTGCGCGGCCGCGAGATCGAGTGCGGTGTCCTGGAGTTCGAGGACGGGCCGCGCGCCTCGGTCCCCGCCGAGATCCCGCCGGTGCAGTCGCACGCCTTCTACGACTTCGAGGCCAAGTACATCGACTCGGCCGCCGGGATTGTGCCCGCGCCGCTGACCGAGGAGCAGACCGCCGAGATCCGCCGGCTCGCCGTCGAGGCCTTCGAGGCCGCGTCCTGCGAGGGCCTGGTCCGCGCGGACTTCTTCCTCACCGACGACGGCGAGTTCGTCATCAACGAGATCAACACGATGCCGGGCTTCACGCCGATCTCCATGTACCCGCGCATGTGGCAGGAGACGGGCGTGAGCTACGCGGAGCTGGTGGACCGCCTCGTGCAGGCGGCGCTGCGCCGCTCGACGGGGCTGCGCTGA
- a CDS encoding Lrp/AsnC ligand binding domain-containing protein has protein sequence MVQAYILIQTEVGKASTVAETISKISGVIQAEDVTGPYDVIVRAQAETVDELGRMVVAKVQQVDGITRTLTCPVVHL, from the coding sequence GTGGTACAGGCGTACATCCTGATCCAGACGGAGGTCGGCAAAGCGTCGACCGTCGCCGAGACGATCAGCAAGATTTCGGGGGTGATCCAGGCCGAGGACGTGACAGGACCGTACGACGTGATCGTGCGTGCCCAGGCAGAGACCGTGGACGAACTCGGCCGCATGGTGGTCGCCAAGGTCCAGCAAGTGGACGGCATCACCCGCACCCTGACCTGCCCGGTCGTTCACCTGTAG
- a CDS encoding lysophospholipid acyltransferase family protein, whose protein sequence is MPRRRIGFWYRFAAVLCKPPLVLLIKRDWRGMENIPAEGGFITAVNHNSHVDPFAYAHYQYNTGRVPRFLAKAGLFRKGFVGAAMRGTGQIPVYRESTDALSAFRAAIDAVERGECVAFYPEGTLTRDPDGWPMTGKTGAARVALQTRCPVIPVAQWGANELLPPYAKKPDVLPRKTHHVLAGPPVDLTRFYDKEMTPDLLKEATEVIMAAVTAQLELIRGEKAPAKVYDPREVRIAQRRRAAARAKAQQEEGQGT, encoded by the coding sequence GTGCCCCGCCGCAGAATCGGCTTCTGGTACCGCTTCGCAGCGGTTCTCTGCAAACCGCCGCTGGTACTTCTGATCAAGCGGGACTGGCGCGGAATGGAGAACATTCCGGCCGAGGGCGGATTTATCACCGCGGTGAACCACAATTCGCATGTGGACCCCTTCGCGTACGCGCACTATCAGTACAACACGGGGCGTGTTCCGCGCTTCCTGGCGAAGGCCGGCCTTTTCCGGAAGGGATTCGTCGGCGCCGCGATGCGCGGCACCGGACAGATCCCCGTCTACCGCGAGAGCACCGACGCGCTGAGCGCCTTCCGGGCCGCCATCGACGCGGTGGAGCGCGGTGAGTGCGTCGCCTTCTACCCCGAGGGCACCCTCACCCGTGACCCCGACGGCTGGCCGATGACCGGCAAGACCGGCGCCGCCCGGGTCGCGCTGCAGACCAGGTGCCCGGTGATTCCGGTCGCCCAGTGGGGCGCCAACGAACTGCTCCCGCCCTACGCCAAGAAGCCCGACGTCCTTCCGCGCAAGACCCACCACGTGCTCGCGGGCCCGCCGGTGGACCTCACGCGCTTCTACGACAAGGAGATGACCCCGGACCTCCTGAAGGAGGCCACCGAGGTCATCATGGCCGCCGTCACCGCGCAGCTGGAGCTGATCCGCGGCGAGAAGGCGCCCGCGAAGGTGTACGACCCGCGCGAGGTGCGTATCGCGCAGCGCCGCAGGGCCGCGGCCCGGGCGAAAGCACAGCAGGAAGAGGGGCAGGGCACGTGA
- a CDS encoding DUF3515 domain-containing protein, which translates to MNFFRHRHAALLGLPVIAVLTAIAGCSSADDNASVVVPSPGQKAAELCRNLDKALPRTLDGHSREDPGPRSALTAGWGSPATAIILRCGVERPPKMTDPKVASGNDPKAVGGGVNGVDWLMEKRDDGSTRLTTALRKTYVEVTVPKGDDVSGVLVGLAASVKKAIPKGIAD; encoded by the coding sequence GTGAACTTCTTCCGTCACCGGCACGCCGCTCTCCTCGGGCTGCCCGTCATCGCGGTTCTGACCGCGATCGCGGGCTGCTCCTCAGCAGACGACAACGCGTCCGTCGTGGTTCCGAGCCCGGGGCAGAAGGCCGCCGAGCTGTGCCGGAACCTGGACAAGGCGCTGCCGCGGACGTTGGACGGCCACAGCCGTGAGGACCCGGGGCCCCGGTCCGCGCTGACCGCGGGCTGGGGAAGCCCGGCGACGGCGATCATACTGCGCTGCGGTGTCGAACGGCCGCCGAAGATGACCGACCCGAAGGTGGCCTCGGGCAACGACCCGAAGGCGGTCGGCGGCGGTGTGAACGGCGTCGACTGGCTGATGGAGAAGCGGGACGACGGGTCCACCCGCCTCACCACCGCGCTGCGCAAGACCTACGTCGAGGTCACGGTGCCGAAGGGCGACGACGTCTCCGGCGTACTCGTCGGACTGGCGGCCTCCGTCAAGAAGGCGATCCCCAAGGGGATCGCCGACTGA
- the rpmB gene encoding 50S ribosomal protein L28, producing MAANCDVCGKGPSFGNNISHSHRRTSRRWNPNIQRVRTVVGGTPKRVNACTSCIKAGKVTR from the coding sequence GTGGCTGCCAATTGCGATGTCTGCGGCAAGGGGCCGAGCTTCGGCAACAACATCTCGCACTCGCACCGCCGTACGTCCCGTCGCTGGAACCCCAACATCCAGCGCGTCCGTACCGTTGTGGGCGGGACGCCGAAGCGCGTGAACGCTTGCACCTCGTGCATCAAGGCCGGCAAGGTCACGCGCTGA
- the cofC gene encoding 2-phospho-L-lactate guanylyltransferase yields the protein MRWTVVIPLKPLARAKSRLADTASAGLRPALALAFAQDTVAAVLACEAVGDVAVVTGDPLAGRELAALGARVVADEPGGGLNAALAHGAGVVRSRDPGSAVAALNADLPALRPPELARVLHAAAEFPRAFLPDAAAIGTTLLAASPGHELLPAFGTDSRARHRASGAVELRLDAVDSVRQDVDTGDDLRAALTLGVGPRTLAAAARLLIPEQ from the coding sequence GTGCGGTGGACTGTGGTCATTCCCCTCAAGCCCTTGGCGCGGGCCAAGAGCAGGCTTGCGGACACGGCCTCCGCGGGACTGCGCCCGGCCCTCGCCCTGGCGTTCGCGCAGGACACCGTGGCGGCCGTGCTGGCCTGCGAGGCGGTCGGGGATGTGGCGGTCGTCACGGGCGACCCGCTGGCCGGACGGGAGCTGGCCGCGCTGGGCGCGCGCGTCGTCGCGGACGAGCCGGGGGGCGGCCTGAACGCGGCACTGGCACACGGAGCGGGGGTCGTACGGTCCCGGGACCCCGGAAGTGCCGTCGCGGCCCTGAATGCCGATCTGCCCGCGCTGCGCCCGCCGGAATTGGCGCGGGTACTGCACGCGGCCGCTGAATTCCCCCGCGCATTCCTGCCCGATGCGGCCGCAATCGGGACGACACTCCTGGCCGCTTCGCCCGGTCACGAATTGCTCCCCGCTTTCGGCACCGATTCCCGGGCTCGCCACCGCGCGTCGGGCGCCGTGGAACTCCGTCTCGACGCCGTGGATTCCGTACGGCAGGACGTGGACACCGGGGACGATCTGCGGGCGGCGCTGACGCTCGGGGTGGGGCCGCGCACGCTCGCGGCGGCCGCCCGGCTGCTGATTCCGGAGCAGTAG
- a CDS encoding HU family DNA-binding protein, which produces MNKAQLVEAIADKVGGRQQAADAVDAVLDAVVRAVVGGDRVSVTGFGSFEKVDRPARYARNPQTGERVRVKKTSVPRFRAGQGFKDLVSGSKKLPKNDVAVKKAPKGSLSGGASATVKKAAAKKATTAKKAATARKAATAKKTTAKKTTAAAKKTTATAKKATAKKTTATAKKAAVKKTTTAKKATAKKAPAKKATAKKAPAKKSTARKTTAKKATAR; this is translated from the coding sequence GTGAACAAGGCGCAGCTCGTAGAAGCGATTGCCGACAAGGTCGGTGGCCGCCAGCAGGCCGCCGACGCGGTCGACGCGGTACTGGACGCGGTCGTCCGTGCGGTCGTCGGCGGGGACCGGGTCTCGGTCACCGGCTTCGGTTCCTTCGAGAAGGTCGACCGTCCGGCTCGTTACGCCCGCAACCCGCAGACGGGTGAGCGCGTCCGGGTCAAGAAGACCTCGGTGCCGCGCTTCCGCGCGGGTCAGGGCTTCAAGGACCTGGTGAGCGGCTCGAAGAAGCTCCCGAAGAACGACGTCGCGGTCAAGAAGGCCCCGAAGGGCAGCCTGTCCGGCGGCGCTTCGGCGACAGTGAAGAAGGCCGCGGCCAAGAAGGCCACCACGGCCAAGAAGGCGGCGACCGCCCGCAAGGCCGCCACCGCCAAGAAGACGACCGCGAAGAAGACCACCGCGGCCGCGAAGAAGACCACGGCGACGGCGAAGAAGGCCACCGCCAAGAAGACCACGGCCACCGCCAAGAAGGCCGCGGTGAAGAAGACCACCACCGCCAAGAAGGCGACGGCCAAGAAGGCCCCGGCGAAGAAGGCGACGGCCAAGAAGGCCCCCGCCAAGAAGTCGACGGCGCGCAAGACCACCGCCAAGAAGGCCACCGCCCGCTAG
- the leuD gene encoding 3-isopropylmalate dehydratase small subunit — translation MEAFTKHTGRAVPLRRSNVDTDQIIPAHWLKKVTRDGFEDGLFEAWRKDPSFVLNQPERKGATVLVAGPDFGTGSSREHAVWALQNYGFKTVVSSRFADIFRGNSLKNGLLTVVLEQKTVDALQELVEKDPQAEITVDLEAREVRAEGITAAFELDENARWRLLNGLDDISITLQNEGDIATYEAKRPSHKPKTLQV, via the coding sequence ATGGAAGCATTCACCAAGCACACCGGCCGGGCCGTCCCGCTGCGCCGCAGCAACGTCGACACCGACCAGATCATCCCCGCCCACTGGCTCAAGAAGGTGACCAGGGACGGCTTCGAGGACGGTCTCTTCGAGGCCTGGCGCAAGGACCCGTCCTTCGTCCTCAACCAGCCCGAGCGCAAGGGCGCCACGGTCCTGGTCGCGGGCCCCGACTTCGGTACCGGCTCCTCCCGTGAGCACGCCGTCTGGGCCCTGCAGAACTACGGTTTCAAGACCGTCGTCTCGTCCCGGTTCGCGGACATCTTCCGGGGCAACTCGCTCAAGAACGGCCTGCTCACCGTGGTTCTGGAGCAGAAGACCGTGGACGCGCTCCAGGAACTGGTGGAGAAGGACCCGCAGGCCGAGATCACCGTCGACCTGGAGGCCCGCGAGGTGCGCGCCGAGGGCATCACCGCCGCCTTCGAGCTCGACGAGAACGCCCGCTGGCGGCTGCTGAACGGGCTGGACGACATCTCCATCACCCTCCAGAACGAGGGCGACATCGCGACGTACGAGGCCAAGCGGCCCTCGCACAAGCCGAAGACGCTCCAGGTCTGA
- a CDS encoding thiamine-phosphate kinase — MKGTVGELGEFGLIRELTSRLTTTPAVRVGPGDDAAVVAAPDRRVVASTDILLEGRHFRRDWSTAYDVGRKAAAQNLADIAAMGAVPTALLLGLVVPAELPATWPSELMDGLRDECQVAGAAVVGGDVVRGETITVAITALGDLRNHEPVTRGGAQPGDVVAVTGWLGWSAAGFAVLSRGFRSPRAFVEAHRRPEPPYHAGPAAAGLGATSMTDVSDGLIADLGHIAEASKVRIDVRSGDIDVPSQMNDIGQAVGVDPIQWVLSGGEDHAIVATFPPDVKLPARWKVIGEVLNPSALPQVTVDGAPWTSKGGWDHFGDIES, encoded by the coding sequence ATGAAGGGCACCGTGGGCGAGTTGGGGGAGTTCGGGCTCATCCGAGAGCTCACCTCGCGTCTCACCACCACCCCGGCGGTCCGGGTCGGCCCCGGCGACGACGCCGCGGTGGTGGCAGCGCCGGACCGCAGGGTCGTGGCGAGCACCGACATCCTCCTGGAGGGACGGCACTTCCGCCGCGACTGGTCCACGGCGTACGACGTCGGCCGCAAGGCCGCCGCGCAGAACCTCGCGGACATCGCCGCGATGGGCGCCGTGCCGACCGCGCTGCTGCTCGGCCTGGTCGTGCCCGCCGAACTCCCGGCCACCTGGCCGTCCGAGCTGATGGACGGGCTGCGCGACGAGTGCCAGGTCGCGGGGGCTGCCGTGGTCGGCGGCGATGTCGTACGGGGCGAGACCATCACCGTGGCGATCACCGCGCTCGGCGATCTGCGCAACCACGAGCCGGTCACCCGGGGCGGAGCCCAGCCCGGCGACGTCGTGGCCGTGACGGGCTGGCTGGGCTGGTCCGCGGCCGGGTTCGCGGTGCTCTCCCGCGGGTTCCGCTCGCCGCGGGCGTTCGTGGAGGCCCACCGCCGCCCCGAACCGCCGTACCACGCGGGTCCCGCGGCCGCCGGACTCGGCGCGACCTCGATGACGGACGTGAGCGACGGACTGATCGCGGACCTCGGGCACATCGCCGAGGCGAGCAAGGTGCGCATCGACGTCCGCTCCGGGGACATCGACGTGCCGTCCCAGATGAACGACATCGGGCAGGCCGTCGGCGTCGACCCCATCCAGTGGGTGCTGAGCGGCGGGGAGGACCACGCGATCGTCGCGACGTTCCCGCCGGACGTGAAGCTGCCCGCGCGCTGGAAGGTGATCGGCGAGGTCCTCAACCCGTCGGCGCTTCCGCAGGTCACCGTGGACGGAGCCCCCTGGACGAGCAAGGGCGGCTGGGACCACTTCGGGGACATCGAGTCCTGA
- a CDS encoding DMT family transporter, producing MSRVRSTDAVLLLVAAVWGSSYLAAKTATSALPVLLVLFARYGISAAACLLVVALGKGAGRCTRDELRLGSVLGVTQAAILVLETYGVAHTSAANAGLIISLTVVLTPLLDRSAGAAGLPPRYFAATGVCLLAVGLLVSGNGFHEPRSGDLLMLAAALVRAAHVALVGRLTARRPVRPLQITAVQTVVGTALFLVPVAGSLPRLGEVGAAGWGQLLYLALFCSVFAFLAQTWAVQRSSASRASLLLGTEPVWAVAVGIGLGGEHLTVLTALGAVLMVAGTYWGQAVERSFRASTPSEVPRPRSTDPTVA from the coding sequence GTGTCCCGAGTCCGCAGCACCGACGCGGTGCTCCTCCTTGTCGCCGCCGTCTGGGGTTCCAGCTATCTGGCCGCGAAGACCGCCACGTCCGCGCTCCCCGTCCTGCTCGTCCTGTTCGCGCGGTACGGCATCTCGGCCGCCGCCTGTCTCCTCGTCGTCGCCCTCGGGAAGGGCGCGGGCCGCTGCACACGGGACGAGCTGCGGCTCGGGTCGGTGCTGGGGGTCACGCAGGCCGCGATCCTGGTCCTGGAGACGTACGGTGTCGCCCACACCAGCGCGGCGAACGCGGGCCTGATCATCAGTCTCACGGTGGTGCTCACCCCCCTCCTCGACCGTTCGGCGGGTGCGGCGGGACTGCCCCCTCGCTACTTCGCCGCGACCGGCGTGTGCCTCTTGGCCGTCGGGCTCCTGGTGTCGGGCAACGGCTTCCACGAGCCGCGCTCCGGCGACCTGTTGATGCTCGCGGCCGCGCTGGTCCGTGCCGCTCACGTGGCCCTCGTGGGGCGCCTCACCGCCCGCCGGCCGGTAAGGCCCTTGCAGATCACGGCCGTTCAGACGGTCGTCGGCACGGCTCTGTTCCTGGTTCCGGTGGCGGGCAGCCTGCCAAGACTCGGCGAGGTCGGTGCCGCCGGCTGGGGGCAACTGCTCTATCTCGCCCTGTTCTGCAGTGTGTTCGCGTTCCTCGCGCAGACCTGGGCGGTGCAGCGCAGCTCCGCGAGCCGCGCCAGCCTGCTGCTGGGCACGGAGCCGGTGTGGGCCGTGGCCGTCGGCATCGGGCTGGGCGGCGAACACCTCACCGTGCTCACCGCTCTCGGTGCCGTGCTGATGGTCGCCGGAACCTACTGGGGGCAGGCCGTCGAACGCTCCTTCAGAGCCTCGACGCCCTCGGAGGTTCCCCGCCCGAGGTCGACGGACCCGACGGTCGCGTGA
- a CDS encoding NAD(P)H-dependent glycerol-3-phosphate dehydrogenase produces MSNPVRAAVFGTGSWGTAFGMVLADAGCDVTLWARRPELAEAVNSTRMNPDYLPSIELPENLRATADPAEAARDADFTVLAVPSQTLRANLAEWVPLLAPGTVLVSLMKGVELGTVKRMSEVIEEVAKVSADRVAVVSGPNLAKEIAQRMPAAAVVACPDESVARRLQAACHTPYFRPYTITDVVGCELGGAVKNVIGLAVGIADGMGLGDNAKGSLITRGLAETTRLGLVMGADPMTFSGLAGLGDLAATCSSPLSRNHTFGLNLGRGMTLQETIAITRQTAEGVKSCESVLDLARRHGVDMPITETVVGIVHEGKPPVVALKELMSRSAKPERR; encoded by the coding sequence GTGAGCAACCCGGTCAGGGCAGCCGTCTTCGGGACCGGATCGTGGGGCACGGCCTTCGGGATGGTGCTCGCCGACGCGGGGTGCGACGTCACCCTGTGGGCACGCCGCCCCGAACTCGCCGAAGCGGTCAACTCCACGCGGATGAACCCGGACTACCTCCCGAGCATCGAACTCCCGGAGAATCTGCGGGCCACCGCCGACCCCGCCGAGGCCGCCCGCGACGCCGACTTCACCGTGCTCGCCGTGCCGTCCCAGACCCTGCGCGCCAACCTCGCCGAGTGGGTCCCGCTGCTCGCCCCCGGCACCGTGCTCGTCTCCCTGATGAAGGGCGTCGAACTCGGCACGGTGAAGCGGATGAGCGAGGTCATCGAAGAGGTGGCCAAGGTCTCCGCCGACCGCGTCGCCGTCGTCTCCGGACCCAACCTCGCCAAGGAGATCGCCCAGCGGATGCCCGCCGCGGCGGTCGTCGCCTGCCCCGACGAGTCGGTGGCGCGCCGGCTGCAGGCCGCCTGCCACACGCCGTACTTCCGCCCGTACACGATCACGGACGTCGTGGGCTGCGAACTCGGCGGCGCCGTGAAGAACGTGATCGGCCTCGCGGTCGGTATCGCCGACGGCATGGGACTCGGCGACAACGCCAAGGGCTCGCTCATCACCCGCGGTCTCGCCGAGACGACCCGCCTCGGACTCGTCATGGGCGCCGACCCGATGACGTTCTCCGGCCTCGCGGGCCTCGGGGACCTCGCCGCGACCTGCTCCTCGCCGCTCTCCCGCAACCACACGTTCGGCCTCAACCTCGGCCGGGGCATGACCCTGCAGGAGACCATCGCCATCACCCGGCAGACCGCCGAGGGCGTCAAGTCCTGCGAGTCCGTGCTGGATCTGGCACGCCGGCACGGCGTCGACATGCCCATCACGGAGACCGTGGTCGGCATCGTCCACGAGGGCAAGCCCCCCGTGGTCGCCCTCAAGGAGCTGATGTCGCGCAGCGCCAAGCCCGAACGGCGCTGA
- a CDS encoding DAK2 domain-containing protein, whose translation MPQGPQTFDALAVRTWCGLALESLGRAREEIDAINVYPVADGDTGTNLYLTVESAAAAVEAVFAGHAMAAASAPPSLADAVRAMAHGALIGARGNSGTILAQLLRGMAQVLAADSDSAHTDGQGLRRALRHAAESARQAVAHPVEGTVLTVATAAADAASDAEGDCGSVARAAYDGARVALTATTGQLAVLERAGVVDAGGRGLVAVLSALVQTFTGEAPRQTPGSAALPAQTDGTPEGPDGAEAGTCGDGAAGESGPAFEVIYLLEADDAAVDRLRERLDGLGDSLVVVGGDGLWNVHVHVDDAGAAVEAGVEAGRPHRIRITHFGLGDVHAGGAARPPRERAQRAVVAVVPGEGLAGLYAEAGATTVLARPGEPPASGELVQAVRRAHALEVVLLPNDADLRHTAAAAAEQARTEGVRVALIPTRSAVQGIAALAVHEPERRFDEDVVAMTSAAGATRYAEVAFAERQSWTMAGICQAGDVLGLIDGDVAVIGADVTTTAETVLDRMLAAGGEMVTLVLGDETPDAVATRLEARVREAYLAVDTVVYRGGRQGALLLIGVE comes from the coding sequence GTGCCGCAGGGACCGCAGACATTCGATGCTCTCGCGGTGCGTACCTGGTGCGGGCTCGCGCTGGAGTCCCTCGGCCGGGCGCGCGAGGAGATCGACGCGATCAACGTCTACCCGGTGGCCGACGGGGACACCGGCACCAACCTGTATCTGACGGTGGAGTCGGCGGCCGCCGCCGTCGAGGCGGTGTTCGCGGGCCACGCGATGGCCGCCGCCTCGGCGCCCCCGTCCCTCGCCGACGCCGTACGGGCGATGGCGCACGGAGCCCTGATCGGCGCCCGGGGCAACTCCGGGACGATCCTCGCGCAGCTGCTGCGGGGCATGGCGCAGGTCCTCGCGGCCGACAGTGACAGTGCCCACACCGACGGCCAGGGGCTGCGTCGGGCTCTGCGGCACGCGGCCGAGTCGGCGCGCCAGGCCGTCGCCCACCCCGTCGAGGGCACCGTCCTCACCGTCGCGACGGCAGCGGCCGACGCCGCCTCCGACGCCGAGGGGGACTGCGGGAGCGTCGCGAGGGCGGCCTACGACGGAGCGCGCGTCGCGCTCACCGCGACGACCGGGCAGCTGGCCGTGCTGGAGCGGGCCGGCGTGGTCGACGCGGGCGGACGAGGTCTGGTGGCGGTCCTGTCGGCGCTGGTGCAGACGTTCACGGGCGAGGCGCCGCGGCAGACGCCCGGCTCCGCGGCCCTCCCCGCGCAGACCGACGGAACACCGGAGGGACCGGACGGCGCCGAGGCCGGGACCTGCGGCGACGGAGCGGCCGGGGAGAGCGGTCCCGCCTTCGAGGTGATCTATCTCCTGGAGGCGGACGACGCCGCCGTGGACCGGCTGCGCGAGCGGCTCGACGGACTCGGCGACTCCCTCGTGGTGGTCGGCGGCGACGGCCTGTGGAACGTCCATGTGCACGTCGACGACGCCGGTGCCGCCGTCGAGGCGGGCGTCGAGGCGGGGCGCCCGCACCGCATCCGCATCACCCACTTCGGGCTCGGAGACGTCCACGCCGGGGGAGCGGCACGGCCGCCCCGGGAACGGGCACAGCGCGCCGTCGTGGCCGTCGTACCCGGAGAGGGCCTGGCCGGGCTGTACGCGGAGGCCGGGGCGACCACCGTGCTGGCCCGGCCCGGGGAGCCGCCCGCCAGCGGTGAACTCGTCCAGGCCGTACGCCGGGCCCACGCGCTCGAGGTCGTGCTGCTGCCCAACGACGCCGACCTGCGCCACACCGCCGCGGCCGCCGCCGAACAGGCCCGCACCGAAGGTGTCCGGGTCGCGCTCATCCCCACCCGCTCCGCCGTGCAGGGCATCGCGGCGCTCGCCGTGCACGAGCCGGAACGCCGCTTCGACGAGGACGTCGTCGCCATGACCTCGGCCGCCGGCGCCACCCGCTACGCCGAAGTCGCCTTCGCCGAACGGCAGTCCTGGACCATGGCCGGGATCTGCCAGGCCGGGGACGTCCTCGGCCTCATCGACGGCGACGTCGCCGTCATCGGCGCCGACGTCACGACCACGGCGGAGACCGTCCTCGACCGCATGCTCGCCGCCGGCGGCGAGATGGTCACCCTGGTCCTCGGCGACGAGACCCCCGACGCCGTCGCCACCCGCCTCGAAGCCCGGGTGCGGGAGGCCTACCTGGCCGTGGACACCGTCGTGTACCGGGGCGGCCGGCAGGGCGCGCTGCTGCTCATCGGGGTCGAGTGA
- a CDS encoding LysR family transcriptional regulator, protein MNERQLRILRELGELGSVTAVAEALLMTPSAISQHLRLLQRAMPVPLTERDGRRLVLTDAGRALAGAAIEVETALARARHTVDDFVDEPAGQVSLAAFHSAASTFFPVLLRGRTPEAPRLSLADEDVAQDQFPRLTRDYDLVLAHHLGQAPPWPRTVTATTLLREPLDVALPADDPLARREHLTPEDVADRPWITVHDGFPLMATVEAIATAANRRLDIVHRINEFAVVAETVAAGGGIALMPRWTTRPHPALVLRPLAGVHAVRRIDVLHRPERAARKAVRRVLAELREAAETIREGDTGQATRPVGGRT, encoded by the coding sequence ATGAACGAGAGGCAACTGCGGATCCTGCGGGAACTCGGGGAGCTGGGCAGTGTCACCGCCGTCGCCGAGGCGCTGCTGATGACCCCCTCCGCGATCTCCCAGCACCTGCGCCTGCTGCAACGCGCGATGCCGGTCCCGCTCACCGAACGGGACGGACGGCGGCTGGTGCTCACGGACGCGGGGCGCGCGCTGGCCGGCGCGGCGATCGAGGTCGAGACCGCTCTCGCCCGGGCCCGGCACACCGTCGACGACTTCGTCGACGAACCGGCCGGCCAGGTGTCGCTGGCGGCCTTCCACAGCGCCGCCTCCACCTTCTTCCCGGTCCTGCTGCGCGGCCGGACACCGGAGGCGCCGCGCCTCTCGCTCGCCGACGAGGACGTCGCCCAGGACCAGTTCCCCCGGCTCACGCGCGACTACGACCTGGTCCTCGCCCACCACCTCGGCCAGGCGCCGCCCTGGCCGCGCACGGTCACCGCGACGACCCTGCTGCGCGAACCGCTCGACGTCGCCCTCCCGGCCGACGACCCCCTGGCCCGCCGGGAGCACCTCACCCCGGAGGACGTCGCGGACCGCCCCTGGATCACCGTGCACGACGGTTTCCCGCTGATGGCCACCGTCGAGGCCATCGCGACCGCCGCGAACCGGCGGCTCGACATCGTGCACCGCATCAACGAGTTCGCGGTCGTCGCGGAGACGGTCGCCGCGGGCGGCGGGATCGCCCTGATGCCCCGCTGGACCACCCGCCCGCATCCCGCCCTGGTCCTGCGCCCGCTCGCCGGCGTCCACGCCGTGCGCCGCATCGACGTCCTGCACCGCCCCGAGCGCGCGGCGCGCAAGGCGGTCCGCAGGGTCCTCGCCGAACTCCGCGAGGCGGCGGAGACGATCCGCGAGGGGGACACCGGGCAGGCGACGCGGCCCGTGGGCGGGCGTACCTGA